GAAACAAACAGCGAGAGTTATGAATTGATAACAAGTCTAGCAGGGGTTCAATAATTTATGCGGACATATTATTTGTGCGTTGTGTGTAATATTTGTTTGTGTTTTACAAGTGTCGTTTTTTATTtgctataaaaatttttgaattgtacAAATCGTGTACTATGCGATCGGTATTGGtgcaaataaaaatagaatagaGGGGAgaagaaagtagaaaaagcAGAAATTGACATCGAATTATGCAGGTATCatataatttgataaaaaaaaaggttctatttttttccaatagaTGCGACAAGCGATGCGACCATGGCGATGTATTTTTCCTTTGCTTCATCCTGACTCATTCCTTTTTTCTGTTCCCAAGCATCCCACTTCGCTTTTCCTTTGAAATCTAGCATGCCTGGTCGTGCTGCAAAATTTCGAGGAATTGtataaaatgtaattatttcatgaaacaaaattcacgACAGAGTCAATGCGTTATTTTGGAGAATGTATCTATTCGAAATTTTAGTCAAATGGTGGCGGTAAATATTGAGGTATTATATACTACACTAACTGGGTCGTATTTAATTATAGAAACTGGTTTTGATCGCATATTTTACCCTACGCTAATTTAATATCACAAAATGAAGGCCCAACAGTTTGCACGATCTTTTCTGTACCTTGATATTCGTTAAATATATCCATTTAACACGATCAGCTGATCACTGACGCCAACGCCATACTGTACAGGTACAAGCACTTCTAAAATTTACTTAGGTATAGGTACTTTACACACTGAATTTAAGTACGTCTCTTAAGgccgttgttttttttctaatttctttttacgtACCATTTGGAATTTATGTCAACTTCTCGTAAACCACAATTACATGTTATTATCGTGACTTTGTGTCGCCAcgtgaataattttgtaaatgcTCGTGGTTATTATCAAATAATGAATAACTCTTGCTGcatgcaaattttcaaatacccAATGCACACAGTTGATTATTCTGTCGTTTGAGCATGACTTTTAGAATTGAGGCCTGTTCATTGCTTTCATACTTCCAGCATATTAATAGCTTACAATTAGCGATAGTGTACTGAGTTTAATTACttgtaataattgaaaatatcaaagcATCGAGCAGATCTCCATGGACTTAAATGTTGACGGGAATAAaagcaatttttaaattgtattCGTAATATAATTACTTGTATTGATGTCACCAACGCTTGCCTGTTTAAACAAGGCATAAATTTCCAAAAGATCGGCATCGGCAGGCTGAGAAGCCAATTCGGTGACTTCTTTAGCAGCTGCATTAAATTTCTGTGGAGTTGAATCGTAATATTGCGATTAATCAGTGAAACTTCGGCTGgccaataattatttcaatattattagcATGCCGTAAacattatatacacatgcaaTTCACAACGTTTCTCATTTCAATTCAAGGCTTAACAACATTTTGGATTATCATTCGCATCTTTATGTATCAGTTCGATTACCATTTTTTCTGCCGTATGCATTCATTAAACTTACTTTAAAGGTCACATTGAGTTAAAGTATTCGTGACTGTATACCCGCATTTATCGTTAGtcaccaaaatatttt
This region of Neodiprion virginianus isolate iyNeoVirg1 chromosome 7, iyNeoVirg1.1, whole genome shotgun sequence genomic DNA includes:
- the LOC124308949 gene encoding acyl-CoA-binding protein homolog — encoded protein: MSLDEKFNAAAKEVTELASQPADADLLEIYALFKQASVGDINTTRPGMLDFKGKAKWDAWEQKKGMSQDEAKEKYIAMVASLVASIGKK